The Sorangiineae bacterium MSr11367 genome window below encodes:
- a CDS encoding DUF4912 domain-containing protein: MERVELERLDRDGLITRAEELGVVRANVLTRPELVDEILLRSSRSASVDPQSVARSRGWFGRARDLLARVVERGLHLPDAADRIRTSSPPPARTRTSPATVPTVTLAEIYAAQGHKGKALETLQRVLKEEPEHAAARALLNQLQKIELPPPVLPPEEEVEAGAQNGVPPAASDSDKSEGTGPKPPAEPFGMLDDEPLPPKYDVDECVAIPVDPRTMFVYWEVRDETFAYLHRTHGQGQIALRVLIIEPTWEGPRTQVRDHVVHSQVGDFFLRDLPLGCVVRVGLGWREGEAFVSVAHSPTLEVPPGTPSPIFAENLVHWSTGGVHAVEPTDGAAEGILRAMGRVQAHVQRARVRGDMPRGGSFAEGFQDIIEGFGGGVAYGLGDDDAARPLGASENAPRFGVGGRAMSSSDTMIR; the protein is encoded by the coding sequence ATGGAACGCGTAGAGCTCGAGCGACTCGACCGAGACGGCCTCATTACCCGAGCGGAGGAACTCGGTGTGGTTCGCGCCAACGTGCTCACCCGCCCCGAGCTGGTCGACGAGATTCTCCTCCGAAGCTCGCGCAGCGCGTCCGTGGACCCGCAGTCGGTGGCCAGGTCGCGCGGCTGGTTCGGCCGCGCGCGCGATCTGCTGGCCCGCGTCGTCGAGCGTGGTCTTCATCTGCCCGACGCGGCCGACCGCATTCGAACGAGCTCGCCGCCGCCAGCCCGAACGCGGACCTCGCCGGCCACGGTGCCCACCGTGACGTTGGCCGAGATTTACGCCGCACAAGGCCACAAGGGCAAGGCGCTGGAGACCTTGCAGCGGGTGCTGAAAGAGGAGCCCGAGCATGCAGCCGCCCGCGCGCTGCTGAATCAGCTGCAGAAGATCGAGCTGCCGCCGCCCGTGCTCCCGCCCGAGGAAGAGGTGGAGGCAGGCGCGCAAAATGGGGTTCCCCCCGCGGCGTCCGATTCGGACAAGAGCGAGGGCACGGGGCCGAAGCCGCCCGCCGAGCCGTTCGGCATGCTCGACGACGAGCCGCTCCCGCCGAAGTACGACGTGGACGAGTGCGTCGCCATTCCGGTCGACCCGCGTACGATGTTCGTCTACTGGGAAGTGCGCGACGAGACGTTCGCGTACCTGCACCGCACCCACGGGCAGGGCCAGATCGCGCTGCGCGTGCTCATCATCGAGCCGACGTGGGAAGGCCCGCGCACCCAGGTGCGCGATCACGTGGTCCATTCGCAGGTCGGCGACTTTTTCCTGCGCGATCTCCCGCTCGGCTGCGTCGTTCGCGTGGGGCTTGGGTGGCGCGAGGGCGAGGCGTTCGTGTCGGTCGCGCACTCTCCGACCCTCGAGGTGCCGCCGGGAACGCCTTCGCCGATCTTCGCGGAGAACCTCGTCCACTGGTCGACCGGCGGCGTGCATGCCGTCGAGCCGACGGACGGCGCGGCGGAGGGGATCTTGCGCGCCATGGGACGCGTGCAGGCGCACGTGCAGCGGGCCCGCGTCCGCGGCGACATGCCGAGGGGCGGTAGCTTCGCCGAGGGGTTCCAGGACATCATCGAGGGCTTCGGCGGAGGCGTGGCCTACGGCTTGGGCGACGATGATGCCGCGCGCCCGTTGGGGGCCTCGGAAAACGCGCCTCGTTTCGGTGTGGGCGGACGCGCGATGTCGTCGTCCGACACGATGATCCGATAG
- a CDS encoding bifunctional riboflavin kinase/FAD synthetase, with protein sequence MAKGLPYERLDQTDENGAPSDVRPSVVVVGNLDGIHRGHAAVLRAAVQRAAGDGLAPYVLTFDPHPSVVLGRPEPPRLATLARRAELAKSLGIERVFVRTFDGEFATWKPLRFAKELLVQKLSAHEVSVGQNFRFGAGAEGDFSKMVTLGESLGFVTTAHALVGDEHGPFSSSRARAAIAAGQMDEAERILGRPHALSGVVQQGRKLGRTIGFPTVNLGDVPEMLPPDGIYATLVEQVFDDDVRALALGAMSIGVRPTVGEGLERTVEVYLLDFDGDLYGAHLRVHVVARLRGEERFADLEALKAKIAEDVAETRRILAGRHF encoded by the coding sequence GTGGCGAAAGGCTTACCGTACGAGCGGCTCGACCAGACCGACGAGAATGGCGCTCCCTCGGATGTTCGGCCTTCCGTGGTCGTCGTCGGAAACTTGGATGGCATCCATCGTGGTCATGCCGCGGTGTTACGAGCCGCCGTCCAGCGCGCTGCGGGCGATGGGCTTGCGCCCTACGTCCTCACCTTCGATCCGCACCCCAGCGTGGTGCTCGGCCGACCGGAGCCCCCGCGCCTCGCCACCTTGGCGCGCCGGGCGGAATTGGCCAAGAGCCTGGGCATCGAGCGGGTTTTCGTGCGCACCTTCGATGGAGAGTTCGCCACGTGGAAGCCCCTTCGCTTCGCGAAGGAGCTGCTCGTGCAGAAGCTTTCCGCGCACGAGGTCAGCGTCGGGCAGAATTTCCGCTTCGGGGCCGGCGCCGAGGGCGACTTTTCCAAGATGGTGACCCTTGGCGAGTCGCTGGGCTTCGTCACCACGGCCCACGCCCTGGTCGGCGACGAACACGGCCCGTTTTCCAGCTCGCGGGCGCGCGCCGCCATTGCGGCGGGCCAGATGGACGAGGCGGAACGCATTCTGGGACGGCCCCACGCCCTCTCCGGCGTCGTCCAACAGGGGCGCAAGCTCGGACGGACCATCGGCTTCCCCACGGTCAACTTGGGCGATGTGCCTGAAATGCTCCCGCCCGACGGTATCTACGCCACCCTCGTCGAGCAGGTCTTCGACGACGATGTGCGTGCTCTGGCGCTCGGCGCCATGAGCATCGGTGTGCGTCCGACGGTGGGCGAGGGCCTGGAGCGCACCGTGGAAGTGTACCTGCTGGATTTCGACGGCGATTTGTACGGTGCGCACCTTCGCGTCCACGTGGTGGCCCGCCTGCGCGGCGAGGAGCGATTCGCCGACCTGGAGGCGCTCAAGGCCAAGATCGCCGAAGACGTTGCCGAGACGCGCCGCATTCTCGCGGGCCGGCATTTTTGA
- the holA gene encoding DNA polymerase III subunit delta encodes MTPSEAIAQAKQGKLLPLYVIVGEERFLRDEVVAAVRSAALGNGVAAFNEDKYTAGEADADAILSAARTVPMMAPKRFVLVRGIERWDSSGEGRSDDGDAKKLAPLDRFAEYAAAPIDSTCVVLTGDKIDGRKRLSTLGKKQGFIVACDVLGGRELPGWIRDRAAARGNPIDPDVAELLAEIAGPELAHVNDAIERLALYAGEGKPITEEAVGECVARVRTADTWDLVAKVGARDLKGALAALADTYDPRDRGLPLLGALAWSIRQLAKFQAATESGASTDEAAKRAGVFQPFRARELAQRARGLRPKETDRWLLVLAETDLALKGSRRPPQAILEDMLTRLIASSGRAPRA; translated from the coding sequence GTGACGCCGAGCGAAGCCATCGCGCAAGCGAAGCAGGGGAAGCTTCTTCCCCTGTACGTCATCGTCGGTGAGGAGCGCTTCCTCCGCGACGAGGTCGTGGCGGCCGTGCGTTCGGCGGCGCTGGGCAACGGCGTCGCCGCCTTCAACGAGGACAAGTACACGGCGGGCGAAGCCGACGCCGACGCGATCCTGTCCGCCGCCCGCACGGTGCCGATGATGGCGCCGAAGCGCTTCGTTCTGGTGCGCGGCATCGAGCGCTGGGACTCTTCAGGTGAGGGGCGGAGCGACGACGGCGATGCGAAAAAGCTCGCCCCGCTCGACCGATTCGCCGAATACGCGGCCGCGCCCATCGACTCCACCTGCGTGGTGCTCACCGGCGACAAGATCGACGGGCGCAAGCGCCTCTCCACCCTGGGCAAAAAGCAGGGCTTCATCGTCGCGTGCGACGTTCTCGGAGGCCGCGAGCTGCCCGGCTGGATCCGCGACCGCGCCGCGGCCCGGGGCAACCCCATCGATCCGGACGTGGCCGAGCTGCTCGCGGAAATCGCGGGCCCCGAGCTGGCACACGTGAACGACGCCATCGAGCGGCTGGCGCTCTACGCGGGCGAGGGAAAGCCCATCACCGAGGAAGCCGTCGGCGAATGCGTGGCCCGCGTGCGCACGGCCGACACATGGGACCTCGTGGCCAAGGTCGGCGCGCGCGACTTGAAGGGCGCACTCGCCGCCCTCGCGGATACCTACGATCCACGCGACCGCGGGCTACCGCTTCTTGGCGCGCTGGCGTGGTCAATCCGTCAATTGGCGAAGTTTCAGGCCGCCACCGAGTCCGGGGCCTCTACGGACGAGGCCGCCAAACGTGCCGGGGTCTTCCAGCCTTTCCGTGCCCGCGAGCTGGCCCAACGGGCGCGGGGCCTCCGCCCCAAGGAGACCGACCGCTGGTTGCTCGTTTTGGCCGAAACCGACTTGGCGCTCAAGGGCTCGCGCCGGCCCCCACAGGCCATTCTAGAGGACATGTTGACGCGCCTCATCGCGTCATCCGGACGCGCCCCGCGCGCATAA
- the ribA gene encoding GTP cyclohydrolase II, with protein MHVPARVIRPQLHWVASSPLPTRHGEFTAHVFLDQAGEGTGKEHLALVFGDVDGAKAIPVRVHSECMTSEVFGSLKCDCKEQLDYAMAEVARAGRGAVVYLRQEGRGIGLTNKIRAYDLQARGHDTVDANRLLGLPDDARKYDIAADILEFLGVRSIHLLTNNPEKVEALRSLGVEVVGRQPVIIAPNPYSAGYLDTKRRRMAHKLPRLSTPSLSLVDTLAVDESRPSAGDAE; from the coding sequence ATGCACGTCCCCGCTCGGGTGATCCGGCCTCAACTTCATTGGGTAGCTTCGAGTCCTCTTCCAACCAGGCACGGCGAGTTTACGGCGCACGTATTTTTGGATCAGGCTGGCGAAGGGACTGGGAAAGAGCACCTGGCCTTGGTCTTCGGGGATGTCGACGGGGCGAAGGCGATCCCCGTACGCGTGCACTCTGAATGCATGACCAGTGAGGTTTTCGGCTCGCTCAAGTGCGACTGCAAAGAGCAGCTGGACTACGCGATGGCCGAAGTGGCGCGTGCCGGCCGCGGCGCCGTGGTCTACCTCCGGCAAGAAGGACGCGGCATCGGGCTGACCAACAAGATTCGCGCGTACGACCTGCAGGCCCGCGGCCACGACACCGTCGATGCGAACCGGCTTCTCGGCCTCCCGGACGATGCGCGCAAGTACGACATCGCGGCGGACATTCTCGAGTTCCTCGGCGTGCGCAGCATCCACCTTTTGACCAACAACCCGGAAAAGGTCGAGGCCCTGCGCTCCCTTGGGGTCGAGGTGGTGGGCCGTCAGCCCGTCATCATCGCGCCCAACCCGTACAGCGCCGGCTACTTGGATACGAAGCGCCGCCGCATGGCCCACAAGCTCCCCAGGCTTTCGACCCCGTCCTTGTCGCTGGTCGACACGCTGGCGGTGGACGAGAGCCGCCCGAGCGCGGGCGACGCCGAGTAA
- a CDS encoding ATP-grasp domain-containing protein: MRIALTHNLKLSASEEEAEFDSPETIAAISGALTKAGHVVERMEVSGPASRLVARLEAYAPDIIFNSAEGRRGKMRRGFYPALFEELGIAITGSDAYAQCITLDKTLTKRILAGYGVSSARGRMITRASLKDGGLDELSYPVIAKPNFEGSSKGVTQANVAEDPIELGDALDRLLARYPDGVLVERYIAGTDLRVARVDGLPPLPPVEVVVDPTYHRRFDLFDYALKHQDASCVSWRVPAHLPRAVLDRVSDLAERAFSALGMRDVGSLDFRVGLDGQVYFLSATCLPNFGPAGSLFAATKAVGLDYDASILAVLRAATARAGLLSLYDATKPRKNGNGGKRPILRVGLAFNMKRIDSAADDREAEFDSPKTIDAITRAIESYGHTVVPLEATVDFPRVLMASRVDLVFNIAEGISGRNREAQVPNLCELLNVPYTGSDAATLSICLDKALAKRMLTAGRERVLTPEFQVLYTGREKLRNFRYPVIVKPNAEGTSKGINGKSVVDHEAGVREVAREIIERYGQPAIVEEYIRGREFTVGLLGERRPRVLPPMEVVFLQPSERAVYGYTMKQDWENHVRYECPPVTLTKEELRAMEKVCRTTFTALGCRDVARIDLRMTNEGRIYVIEVNPLPGLTPNYSDLCLIANGAHLEYRLLIGEILSYGIKRWRERQFAAADAQEPVRATPSDTSTDTASTWVAQGA, encoded by the coding sequence ATGCGGATCGCCCTCACGCACAATCTGAAGTTGAGTGCATCGGAAGAGGAAGCGGAGTTCGACAGCCCAGAAACCATCGCCGCGATCAGCGGCGCGCTCACCAAGGCGGGGCATGTCGTCGAACGCATGGAGGTCTCCGGCCCCGCCTCGCGCCTGGTCGCGCGATTGGAGGCGTACGCGCCGGACATCATCTTCAACAGCGCCGAGGGACGCCGCGGCAAAATGCGGCGCGGCTTCTACCCCGCGCTGTTCGAGGAGTTGGGCATCGCCATCACGGGCAGCGACGCCTACGCGCAGTGCATCACCCTCGACAAAACGCTGACCAAACGCATCCTCGCCGGCTACGGCGTCTCGAGCGCGCGCGGACGCATGATCACGCGGGCGTCGCTCAAGGACGGTGGGCTCGACGAGCTTTCCTATCCGGTCATCGCCAAGCCGAACTTCGAAGGGTCGTCCAAAGGCGTGACGCAGGCCAACGTCGCCGAGGACCCCATCGAGCTCGGCGATGCGCTCGATCGCCTGCTCGCGCGCTACCCGGATGGCGTCCTCGTGGAGCGCTACATCGCCGGCACCGATCTGCGGGTCGCGCGCGTCGATGGGCTGCCGCCGCTGCCGCCGGTCGAGGTCGTGGTGGACCCGACGTACCACCGGCGCTTCGATCTGTTCGACTACGCGCTGAAGCACCAAGACGCCTCGTGCGTCTCGTGGCGTGTGCCGGCGCACCTGCCGCGCGCGGTGCTCGATCGGGTGAGCGACCTCGCCGAGCGCGCGTTTTCCGCGCTGGGCATGCGCGACGTGGGCTCGCTCGATTTCCGCGTGGGGCTCGATGGGCAGGTCTATTTCCTCAGCGCCACGTGCCTGCCGAACTTCGGGCCGGCGGGGTCCCTCTTCGCAGCGACGAAGGCGGTGGGGCTCGACTACGACGCGAGCATCCTCGCCGTGCTTCGCGCCGCCACGGCCCGCGCGGGGCTGCTGTCGCTCTACGACGCGACCAAGCCGCGCAAGAACGGGAACGGCGGCAAGCGCCCCATTTTGCGGGTGGGGCTCGCCTTCAACATGAAGCGCATCGACTCGGCGGCCGACGATCGCGAGGCGGAGTTCGACAGCCCGAAGACCATCGACGCGATCACGCGGGCCATCGAGAGCTACGGGCACACCGTCGTGCCGCTCGAGGCTACGGTGGACTTTCCGCGCGTGCTCATGGCCTCGCGCGTCGACCTGGTGTTCAACATCGCCGAGGGCATCAGCGGCCGCAACCGCGAGGCGCAAGTGCCCAACTTGTGCGAGCTGCTCAACGTGCCGTACACCGGCAGCGACGCGGCGACGTTGAGCATCTGCCTCGACAAGGCCCTGGCCAAGCGCATGCTCACCGCGGGGCGCGAGCGGGTGCTCACGCCCGAGTTTCAAGTGCTGTACACGGGGCGCGAGAAGCTGCGGAACTTCCGCTACCCGGTCATCGTAAAGCCCAATGCCGAGGGCACGAGCAAGGGCATCAACGGCAAAAGCGTGGTGGACCACGAAGCGGGCGTGCGCGAGGTGGCGCGCGAGATCATCGAGCGCTACGGGCAGCCGGCCATCGTGGAGGAGTACATCCGCGGGCGCGAGTTCACCGTGGGCCTCTTGGGCGAGCGGCGCCCGCGCGTGCTGCCGCCCATGGAGGTCGTCTTTTTGCAGCCGTCGGAGCGGGCCGTCTACGGCTACACGATGAAGCAGGACTGGGAGAACCACGTCCGCTACGAGTGCCCACCGGTCACCCTGACCAAAGAGGAACTGCGCGCCATGGAGAAGGTGTGCCGCACGACCTTCACCGCGCTCGGGTGCCGCGACGTCGCGCGCATCGACCTGCGCATGACCAACGAGGGACGGATTTACGTCATCGAGGTGAATCCCCTGCCCGGACTCACCCCGAACTACAGCGATCTATGCCTCATCGCCAACGGCGCGCACCTGGAATACCGGCTGCTCATCGGGGAAATTCTCAGCTACGGGATCAAGCGGTGGCGTGAACGGCAATTCGCCGCGGCGGATGCCCAGGAGCCCGTGCGCGCGACGCCTTCCGATACCAGCACCGACACGGCGTCGACATGGGTGGCTCAGGGCGCGTAG
- a CDS encoding thrombospondin type 3 repeat-containing protein yields the protein MRSRTALISLIALAAVLGSTRPASAGDLPSVDTRTWRPSTDHAANLVLEPVLTPGAWNWNAGAWLHYSLRPVNTVIPQTGDRVDVIDHAVGADLTLGIGLGRIVALGASVPAVLYQDGSAPQTVLGDVGLHSKVTVLSNEQGGFGLALLNNVFLPTGARTGFQGDGSTRIGARILAEYTLLVLGLQASVGYTLRTERRQFLADVRYGDEIPWSFGILMRPGILGVDGDNRQLWEMAIHGSLPAGPVGPFGTGDPGSARLSPMMLALSDRIAIGKQRDFSVIAGVDVGLTAAVGVPTLRGIAALSWAPREHDQDHDGVADDVDQCPEIAEDRDGFEDGDGCPEIDDDDDGIVDSEDKCPRVAGVAQPGDKNGCPLPEGKPKSESP from the coding sequence ATGCGCTCCCGGACGGCTCTTATCTCGCTCATCGCGCTTGCTGCGGTTCTTGGCTCGACGCGACCGGCCTCGGCCGGAGATCTTCCCTCGGTCGACACGCGCACGTGGCGCCCTTCCACGGACCACGCCGCCAACTTGGTGCTGGAGCCGGTGCTCACGCCAGGGGCCTGGAACTGGAACGCGGGCGCGTGGCTCCACTATTCGCTGCGCCCGGTGAATACCGTCATTCCCCAAACAGGCGACCGAGTGGACGTCATCGACCACGCGGTGGGCGCCGATTTGACGCTGGGCATCGGGCTCGGGCGCATCGTGGCCCTCGGCGCGAGCGTGCCGGCCGTGCTGTACCAAGATGGGAGCGCGCCCCAAACGGTGCTGGGCGATGTGGGGCTGCACAGCAAAGTGACCGTCCTGTCCAACGAGCAAGGCGGCTTTGGCCTGGCCCTGCTCAACAACGTGTTCCTGCCCACGGGCGCGCGCACCGGCTTCCAGGGCGACGGAAGCACACGCATCGGGGCGCGCATTCTTGCAGAGTACACGCTTCTCGTGTTGGGTCTGCAGGCGAGCGTCGGCTACACCTTGCGAACCGAGCGGCGACAATTCCTGGCCGACGTGCGTTACGGCGACGAGATCCCGTGGAGCTTCGGTATCCTGATGCGCCCGGGCATCCTGGGCGTCGACGGCGACAACCGGCAGCTCTGGGAAATGGCGATCCATGGCTCGCTGCCCGCGGGACCCGTGGGTCCGTTTGGAACGGGGGATCCCGGTAGCGCGAGGCTGAGCCCCATGATGCTCGCGCTCTCGGACCGGATCGCCATCGGCAAGCAGCGGGATTTCTCGGTGATCGCGGGCGTCGACGTCGGTTTGACCGCAGCCGTCGGCGTGCCCACCTTGCGCGGCATCGCGGCCCTTTCGTGGGCGCCGCGCGAGCACGATCAGGACCACGACGGGGTGGCCGACGACGTCGATCAGTGCCCGGAGATCGCCGAAGATCGCGACGGCTTCGAGGACGGCGACGGCTGCCCGGAGATCGACGACGACGACGACGGCATCGTCGATTCCGAGGACAAATGCCCGCGCGTGGCGGGTGTGGCGCAGCCCGGCGACAAGAACGGGTGCCCGCTGCCCGAGGGCAAGCCAAAGAGCGAGTCCCCATGA
- a CDS encoding HEAT repeat domain-containing protein: MRRRLTAGLLALALGAVAGQAAGQRVQTRPAPGRPPPPASAEPRALETTTDLRAHFGLDLVERLLRSEDPENRLRGIVRAASLGTPEAVARLIDIAEPSSTVRLDARALIEVARALAPSADKPATRAALVNLVNTPNPSASRAARTDDASSAFDADQVARLEIARGTAALALAQSGDAHAEEALFGILRAGGVGQKAAMTALAARPSRNASLVGPSLVTPATIRLAVRTGDLRALDALRQAARSMDPVTRAAGLSALGEMGDGRGAELARAALSDADARVRAAAARALVLLDAPERFRGVKTLLDDSTTLAQGIELARTAQDDAVERALIARANAPIDPDLRRAAVAALGYAHSPQALAALGGWLRNPLLSGDAAHALGRSPMRGAQATLDKALGEPATRRLAVRGALVRALVRGEKSSLFTRTIDQMAQSRDGADRALGVFARLAVGDGSLEKELGDPDARVRRSAVLASLAGSERNAAAKVLARFAVERDPLTRTALLAGLVSGDEAGQVTTLELRARAEGKEADAPLAALALAQRGDTKEDANVNALLKSSDPLLRAHAARGLGGSRVPDATGRLAAAYGYEPDATVRYALVLALASRMGQDRDAPARRETLKVAARLDPDDAVRWLAARALEGVPPPLEATPADVTWLRATTADGAKPPPDLLGTLVRADGIAIPIVFDEDGYALIPGVPPGAGRLILAPRVPAYDPGKP; encoded by the coding sequence ATGAGGCGCCGCCTCACGGCGGGGCTGCTCGCGCTCGCGTTGGGCGCGGTGGCCGGGCAGGCCGCGGGGCAGCGTGTGCAAACGCGGCCCGCGCCGGGGCGACCGCCACCTCCCGCCTCCGCCGAGCCGCGCGCGCTCGAGACGACGACCGATCTGCGCGCCCACTTCGGGCTCGATCTGGTGGAGCGCCTTCTGCGGTCGGAGGATCCCGAGAACCGGCTTCGCGGGATCGTCCGTGCCGCGAGCCTCGGCACCCCCGAGGCGGTGGCCCGGTTGATCGATATCGCCGAGCCTTCGAGCACGGTGCGCCTCGATGCGCGCGCGCTCATCGAGGTGGCACGCGCACTGGCGCCCTCGGCGGACAAGCCGGCCACGCGCGCCGCGCTGGTGAACCTGGTGAACACGCCGAATCCTTCGGCGAGCCGGGCCGCGCGCACGGACGATGCGTCGAGCGCGTTCGATGCCGACCAGGTGGCACGGCTCGAAATCGCGCGCGGGACCGCGGCGCTGGCGCTCGCGCAGTCGGGCGATGCGCACGCCGAGGAGGCCTTGTTCGGGATTTTGCGGGCCGGCGGCGTCGGGCAAAAGGCGGCGATGACCGCGCTGGCGGCGCGGCCTTCGCGCAATGCCTCGCTCGTGGGCCCCTCGCTGGTGACGCCCGCGACGATCCGGCTCGCGGTTCGCACGGGCGATTTGCGCGCCCTCGATGCACTGCGCCAGGCGGCGCGCTCGATGGATCCGGTGACGCGCGCTGCGGGGCTTTCGGCGCTGGGCGAGATGGGCGACGGGCGCGGCGCGGAGCTGGCGCGTGCGGCGTTGAGCGACGCCGATGCCCGCGTGCGGGCGGCGGCCGCGCGCGCGCTGGTGCTCCTCGATGCACCGGAGCGCTTTCGCGGGGTAAAAACGCTGCTCGACGACAGCACGACGCTCGCGCAGGGCATCGAGCTCGCGCGCACAGCGCAAGACGACGCCGTGGAGCGGGCCCTCATCGCACGGGCGAACGCGCCCATCGACCCGGATTTGCGCCGGGCGGCGGTGGCCGCGCTGGGCTACGCGCATTCGCCGCAGGCGCTCGCCGCGCTCGGGGGGTGGCTGCGCAACCCGCTTCTCTCGGGCGATGCAGCGCACGCGCTCGGGCGCTCGCCGATGCGCGGGGCGCAGGCCACCTTGGACAAGGCGCTCGGCGAACCGGCCACGCGGCGCCTCGCCGTGCGCGGGGCGCTCGTGCGCGCGCTGGTGCGGGGGGAAAAGAGCTCGCTGTTCACGCGCACCATCGACCAGATGGCGCAATCCCGCGACGGTGCCGATCGCGCCCTGGGCGTGTTCGCGCGCCTCGCCGTGGGCGATGGCTCGCTCGAAAAGGAGCTGGGCGATCCCGATGCGCGCGTGCGGCGAAGCGCGGTGCTGGCGTCGCTCGCAGGCTCGGAGCGAAACGCGGCGGCGAAGGTGCTCGCGCGCTTCGCCGTGGAGCGCGATCCGCTGACCCGCACGGCGCTCCTCGCGGGGCTCGTTTCGGGCGACGAAGCCGGCCAGGTGACGACCTTGGAGCTTCGCGCGCGGGCCGAGGGCAAGGAGGCCGATGCGCCGCTCGCCGCGCTGGCCCTCGCGCAGCGGGGCGACACGAAAGAGGACGCGAACGTCAACGCGCTGCTCAAGTCGTCCGATCCGCTGCTGCGGGCGCACGCGGCACGCGGGTTGGGGGGCTCTCGGGTGCCCGATGCGACGGGCCGGCTCGCAGCCGCGTACGGCTACGAGCCGGATGCCACGGTGCGCTACGCGCTGGTGCTTGCCCTGGCCTCCCGCATGGGGCAGGACCGCGATGCACCGGCACGGCGCGAGACGCTCAAGGTGGCCGCCCGGCTCGATCCGGACGATGCCGTACGCTGGCTGGCGGCGCGCGCCCTCGAGGGGGTGCCGCCGCCGCTGGAGGCCACCCCGGCCGACGTGACCTGGCTGCGGGCGACGACCGCCGATGGGGCCAAACCGCCGCCCGACTTGCTGGGAACCTTGGTGCGCGCGGACGGGATCGCCATCCCGATCGTGTTCGACGAAGACGGCTACGCGCTCATCCCGGGGGTTCCTCCCGGCGCCGGGCGTTTGATCCTTGCGCCACGCGTCCCGGCGTACGACCCTGGCAAGCCATGA
- the xseB gene encoding exodeoxyribonuclease VII small subunit, with amino-acid sequence MSQASPDPNDEPSFEQAVRQLTEIVQRLERGDLPLEESVALFEQGVRLSAISQRRLDRAQKRVEELLHVDESGRARTAPFDTSGDT; translated from the coding sequence ATGAGCCAGGCATCACCCGATCCGAACGACGAGCCGTCTTTCGAGCAGGCCGTTCGGCAGCTCACCGAAATCGTGCAGCGGCTGGAACGGGGCGACCTTCCCCTCGAGGAATCGGTCGCGCTGTTCGAGCAGGGCGTGCGCCTCTCGGCCATCTCGCAGCGCCGGCTCGACCGTGCGCAGAAGCGCGTGGAAGAGCTCCTCCACGTCGACGAATCCGGGCGCGCGCGCACGGCCCCGTTCGATACGAGCGGCGACACCTGA